In the Haloferula helveola genome, one interval contains:
- a CDS encoding Ig-like domain-containing protein: MKTLALLIGLASGLGAQTLIGWNNLGMHCMDDDYSVFSILPPYNTFDAQFIDAGGHLVTDTSGLVVTYEAIGDPDGSINTTSTGKTNFWNYTTDYFGVALPSDTGLTGKTMPGAANTPQFMDFDGVMNWFEGAGVPITATDDSGHRNSYPMMRLTAKTPGGTVLATTDIVLPVSTEMDCRKCHGSGTGPAAMPAGGWVNDPHPSRDYRLNILRLHDERHLGTEPYTGALADRGYPPEGLEASVMDHNHPVLCAACHASEALGAPSYPGVKPLTESMHGFHAGVVSPDNGMSLNANANRSSCYQCHPGSDTRCLRGAMGSAVAADGSASMQCQSCHGNMSAVGDPGRTGWLDEPNCGSCHQNSERFTSVFLAGGGVRPPAGTFASPPDTPAPGISLYRFSAGHGGLQCSACHGSTHAVYPSIHRNDNLQNSALQGHAGTIANCTSCHSSMPVTVNGGPHGMHPTGDSWVRDHHDFGQGASCQACHGSDLRGSPLSRTFDSRTLTARNDGTTQTFEMFRGETVSCFICHRQEDDGGIGGLFNNNAPPVVPDSTLITSTDTPGATTLTASDANGQALTLRIVHQPHHGTVALTGTLATYFPDPGFSGPDSFTYAAFDGFRESNLGTVSVTVGDPLLADTLDTDLDGLPDVIEYLLGFDPGFPTAPGVRVPAIRDVGGTNYYTYRISRAPAPADGTVVVEFTSDFVTWVPGVILTDTPFLLDVRDPDPASLHQKRFARIRGER; the protein is encoded by the coding sequence ATGAAAACTCTTGCTCTTCTCATCGGCCTCGCCTCCGGGCTTGGCGCCCAGACCCTCATCGGCTGGAACAACCTCGGCATGCACTGCATGGACGACGACTACTCGGTCTTCTCCATCCTGCCGCCCTACAATACTTTCGACGCCCAGTTCATCGACGCCGGCGGCCACCTGGTCACCGACACGTCCGGCCTCGTCGTCACCTACGAAGCCATCGGTGATCCGGACGGCTCGATCAACACGACCTCGACCGGGAAAACGAACTTCTGGAACTACACGACCGACTACTTCGGCGTGGCCCTGCCATCCGACACCGGCCTGACCGGGAAGACCATGCCCGGTGCTGCGAACACACCGCAGTTCATGGACTTCGACGGCGTGATGAACTGGTTCGAAGGCGCCGGCGTGCCGATCACGGCGACCGACGACTCGGGACACCGCAATAGCTATCCGATGATGCGGCTGACCGCGAAGACACCCGGTGGAACCGTGCTTGCCACGACAGACATCGTACTTCCGGTGTCGACCGAAATGGACTGCCGCAAGTGCCATGGCTCGGGCACGGGACCCGCGGCGATGCCGGCCGGAGGCTGGGTCAACGACCCGCACCCGTCCCGCGACTACCGACTCAACATCCTCCGCCTCCACGACGAGCGCCACCTGGGTACGGAGCCCTACACCGGAGCGTTGGCCGATCGCGGATATCCTCCGGAGGGACTGGAAGCCAGCGTGATGGACCATAACCATCCGGTCCTATGCGCCGCATGCCACGCCTCCGAAGCGCTCGGCGCGCCGAGTTACCCGGGCGTCAAGCCTCTGACCGAATCCATGCACGGCTTCCACGCCGGAGTCGTTTCCCCCGACAATGGCATGAGCCTCAATGCGAACGCCAACCGGAGCTCCTGCTACCAGTGCCATCCGGGTTCGGACACCCGCTGCCTGCGCGGAGCGATGGGTTCGGCGGTGGCGGCGGACGGATCGGCCTCGATGCAGTGCCAGTCGTGCCATGGCAACATGAGCGCCGTCGGTGACCCGGGCCGGACGGGATGGCTGGACGAACCGAACTGCGGTTCATGCCACCAGAATAGCGAGCGTTTCACTTCGGTCTTCCTTGCGGGCGGCGGCGTCCGCCCTCCGGCCGGCACGTTCGCGAGCCCGCCCGACACCCCCGCGCCGGGAATCAGCCTCTACCGTTTCTCGGCGGGGCACGGCGGACTGCAGTGCAGCGCCTGCCACGGCTCGACCCACGCGGTCTACCCTTCGATCCATCGCAATGACAATCTGCAGAACTCCGCGCTTCAGGGGCACGCGGGAACCATCGCGAACTGCACCAGCTGCCACTCTTCCATGCCGGTCACCGTCAACGGCGGGCCGCATGGCATGCACCCTACCGGCGACAGTTGGGTTCGCGACCACCATGACTTCGGCCAAGGTGCCAGTTGCCAAGCCTGCCACGGCAGCGACCTCCGCGGCAGTCCGTTGTCACGCACCTTCGACTCTCGGACGCTCACAGCGCGTAACGACGGCACCACGCAGACCTTCGAGATGTTCCGCGGCGAAACCGTGAGCTGTTTCATTTGCCACCGGCAGGAGGACGACGGCGGGATCGGCGGACTGTTCAACAACAATGCCCCGCCCGTGGTTCCCGACAGCACGCTGATCACATCGACCGACACCCCGGGGGCAACCACGCTGACCGCCAGCGATGCCAACGGTCAGGCGCTCACACTCCGAATCGTCCACCAACCCCACCACGGCACCGTCGCCCTGACCGGCACTCTCGCGACCTACTTCCCGGATCCCGGCTTCAGCGGTCCCGACTCCTTCACCTACGCCGCCTTCGACGGATTCCGGGAGTCGAATCTCGGCACGGTCAGCGTTACAGTCGGAGACCCGCTGCTGGCGGACACTCTCGACACCGATCTCGACGGGTTGCCGGACGTCATCGAGTATCTCCTCGGGTTCGATCCCGGATTCCCGACCGCTCCCGGAGTCCGGGTGCCCGCCATCCGCGATGTCGGCGGCACGAACTACTACACCTACCGGATTTCGCGGGCGCCCGCTCCGGCAGACGGCACCGTGGTCGTCGAATTCACCTCCGACTTCGTGACGTGGGTGCCGGGAGTGATCCTGACCGACACGCCGTTCCTGCTCGACGTCCGCGATCCGGATCCGGCAAGCCTGCACCAGAAACGATTCGCCCGTATCCGCGGTGAACGATGA
- the trmD gene encoding tRNA (guanosine(37)-N1)-methyltransferase TrmD, protein MRIDILTLFPEIALAPLSESIIARAREAGIVEVRAHQLRDWAKDKHRRTDDYLCGGGQGMLLLPGPLFDAIEELRRPETKVILMTPQGKVFKQAIARELSQEEHLLIICGHYEGVDHRVIDELVDLELSIGDYVLTNGAIAAAVVTDAIVRLLPGALGDERSPEDESFSDPNLLEAPAYTKPADFRGLKVPDVLLSGHHAKIEEWKKAKALERTRANRPDLLDS, encoded by the coding sequence ATGCGAATCGACATCCTCACGCTTTTCCCCGAGATCGCGCTTGCGCCGTTGAGCGAGAGCATCATCGCGCGGGCGCGGGAGGCGGGGATCGTCGAAGTCCGCGCGCACCAGCTCCGCGACTGGGCCAAGGACAAGCACCGCCGGACTGACGACTACCTCTGCGGCGGCGGCCAGGGCATGCTGCTCCTGCCCGGACCGCTCTTCGACGCCATCGAGGAACTCCGTCGCCCGGAAACCAAGGTCATCCTGATGACACCGCAAGGGAAGGTCTTCAAACAGGCGATCGCCCGCGAGCTTTCCCAAGAGGAGCACCTCCTGATCATCTGCGGCCACTACGAGGGAGTCGACCACCGCGTCATCGACGAGCTCGTCGACCTCGAACTCTCGATCGGCGACTACGTCCTGACCAATGGCGCCATCGCCGCCGCGGTCGTGACCGATGCCATCGTCCGCCTGCTCCCCGGAGCGCTCGGCGACGAGCGATCGCCCGAAGACGAATCGTTCTCCGACCCGAACCTTCTCGAAGCCCCGGCCTACACCAAGCCGGCCGACTTCCGTGGCCTCAAAGTCCCCGACGTCCTGCTCTCCGGCCACCACGCGAAGATCGAAGAATGGAAAAAAGCCAAGGCGCTGGAACGCACCCGCGCCAACCGACCGGACCTGCTCGATTCCTGA
- a CDS encoding transposase, whose product MFLDPHKELRKTGRDIPHWEQGEVMQFVTFRLADSLPKSKIEDWMSKREAWLRTNPEPWTPEQTDRYHLEFTDRFERWLDAGHGSCLLKDPANREILAETLMRFQGDRVIHHSWVIMPNHAHLLFTPKAPLADFIKAWKGVSARRIGKGSIWQSNYRDTLIRNASHFVNAARYIRRNSKGLQNDSFTLWEGERVRRIQ is encoded by the coding sequence ATGTTCCTCGACCCCCACAAGGAGCTCCGCAAGACCGGGCGTGACATCCCGCACTGGGAGCAGGGTGAGGTCATGCAATTCGTCACCTTCCGTCTCGCGGATTCCCTGCCGAAATCGAAGATCGAGGATTGGATGTCCAAGCGAGAAGCGTGGCTCCGCACAAATCCGGAGCCTTGGACCCCTGAGCAAACCGACCGCTACCATCTCGAGTTCACGGATCGATTCGAGCGCTGGCTCGATGCAGGCCATGGCTCCTGTCTTCTGAAGGATCCAGCGAACCGGGAGATTCTCGCCGAGACCCTGATGAGGTTCCAAGGAGACCGGGTGATTCACCATTCGTGGGTGATCATGCCGAACCATGCTCATTTGCTATTCACTCCAAAGGCTCCGCTCGCCGACTTTATCAAGGCATGGAAGGGAGTCTCCGCCCGACGAATCGGAAAAGGTTCGATCTGGCAGTCAAACTACAGGGACACGCTGATCCGCAATGCATCCCATTTCGTGAATGCCGCCCGCTACATTCGCAGGAATTCGAAGGGGCTTCAAAATGACAGCTTCACCCTCTGGGAAGGTGAGCGCGTGAGGCGAATCCAGTGA
- a CDS encoding zinc ribbon domain-containing protein, which translates to MAEPPPIPEDLSADAEGDPIVVSKKDVPRHHPDLRGSDAEVRSLERHVCPECGGKGEWDPGKRKLVCPYCGTEFDRVAPPPLPNITEHDLDAMIADLGEKASTVETRERKVQCTHCHAILTRDASNVGQSCDFCGSPEMLDYEEIEAPVRPESLLPAIISKEKAYHSLKSFLASKWFAPNDLKKRNLVDRIHGVYLPYWTFDSAAECPWTADSGTYYYVTRTRRGSDGKTQTYRERKVRWRPARGHVSTWFDDVLVTGSRGLDPDILRRLEPFPTKELVPYETRYVSGWDVESYQIPLLQAARTGFGIMEGQLREMSAREVPGDTYRNLRIYPEYSRKTFKHILCPVWLLAYQYRGKPYKGAMNAVTGQTYAHFPKSPWKIAFVVLLVLIVVAVVFFLVSR; encoded by the coding sequence ATGGCCGAGCCTCCTCCCATTCCCGAGGACCTCTCTGCAGACGCTGAGGGCGATCCTATCGTCGTCTCGAAAAAAGACGTCCCGCGCCACCATCCCGACCTCCGCGGTTCGGACGCGGAGGTGCGCTCGCTCGAGCGGCACGTCTGCCCCGAGTGTGGCGGCAAGGGCGAGTGGGACCCCGGGAAACGCAAACTCGTCTGCCCCTACTGCGGGACCGAGTTCGACCGCGTCGCGCCACCGCCGCTGCCGAATATCACCGAGCACGACCTCGACGCGATGATCGCCGATCTCGGCGAAAAGGCGTCAACCGTCGAGACCCGCGAGCGCAAGGTCCAGTGCACCCACTGCCATGCCATCCTCACGCGCGACGCCTCGAACGTCGGTCAGTCGTGCGACTTCTGCGGCTCGCCGGAGATGCTCGACTACGAGGAGATCGAGGCGCCGGTCCGGCCGGAGTCACTGCTCCCCGCCATCATTTCGAAGGAAAAGGCCTACCACTCGCTGAAGTCGTTCCTCGCTTCCAAGTGGTTCGCGCCAAACGACCTCAAGAAGCGCAACCTCGTCGACCGCATCCACGGAGTCTACCTGCCTTACTGGACCTTCGACTCGGCCGCCGAGTGCCCGTGGACCGCGGACAGCGGCACCTACTACTACGTCACCCGTACGCGTCGGGGTTCCGACGGCAAGACGCAGACCTACCGTGAGCGAAAAGTGCGTTGGCGGCCGGCCCGCGGCCATGTCTCCACCTGGTTCGACGATGTGCTGGTCACCGGATCCCGCGGCCTTGATCCCGACATCCTGCGCCGGCTCGAGCCATTCCCGACCAAGGAACTCGTGCCCTACGAGACGCGTTACGTATCCGGCTGGGACGTCGAGTCCTACCAGATCCCGCTGCTGCAGGCCGCGCGCACCGGCTTCGGCATCATGGAAGGGCAGCTGCGGGAGATGTCCGCCCGCGAGGTCCCCGGCGACACCTACCGGAACCTGCGGATCTACCCCGAATACTCGCGCAAGACCTTCAAGCACATCCTTTGCCCGGTCTGGCTGCTCGCCTACCAATACCGCGGCAAGCCTTACAAAGGCGCGATGAATGCCGTGACCGGCCAGACCTACGCCCACTTCCCGAAATCGCCCTGGAAGATCGCCTTCGTCGTCCTGCTGGTGCTGATCGTCGTCGCTGTGGTGTTCTTCCTCGTCAGCCGCTGA
- a CDS encoding SPFH and helix-turn-helix domain-containing protein has translation MGLMDFIKGELLEIIEWQDDSRDTIAWRFPDDDKAIKNGAQLIVRESQTAQFVYLGQFGDTFGPGKHTLNTENIPVLTRLKGWKYGFQSPFKADVYYVNTRLFTGNKWGTSNPIMLRDQDFGIVRARAFGTYDFKVTNVQTFLKEVAGSDHDFRVNEFADTMRSRIVSIFSEALAEAHVPVLDVATRYSELGDALLPIINPAISTKYGIEVDSFIVENVSVPPEVEEAIDKRSAISAIGNLNDYVKYQMGQGMASGEGGGGPAGMASEMAIGFAMAQEMMKNSGIAGSPPALPGQPGAAAAPVAQNPDILDPASVARMLGVTEADVMAEIDAGNLKAKKIGSAHRITRDALDAFLAQ, from the coding sequence ATGGGACTCATGGACTTCATCAAAGGCGAGTTGCTCGAAATCATCGAGTGGCAGGACGATTCGCGCGACACCATTGCCTGGCGCTTTCCCGACGACGACAAGGCGATCAAGAATGGCGCCCAGCTCATCGTCCGCGAGAGCCAGACGGCGCAATTTGTCTACCTCGGCCAGTTCGGCGACACCTTCGGCCCCGGAAAGCACACGCTCAATACCGAGAACATCCCGGTCCTGACCCGCCTGAAGGGCTGGAAATACGGCTTTCAGTCGCCCTTCAAGGCCGACGTCTACTACGTCAACACCCGGCTCTTCACCGGCAACAAGTGGGGCACTTCCAACCCGATCATGCTGCGCGACCAGGACTTCGGTATCGTCCGCGCACGCGCCTTCGGCACCTACGACTTCAAGGTCACGAACGTGCAGACCTTCCTCAAGGAAGTCGCCGGCTCCGACCACGACTTCCGGGTCAACGAGTTCGCCGACACCATGCGCTCGCGCATCGTGTCGATCTTTTCCGAGGCCCTCGCCGAGGCCCACGTGCCGGTGCTCGACGTCGCCACCCGCTACTCCGAACTGGGCGACGCCCTCCTTCCGATCATCAATCCTGCGATCTCGACCAAGTACGGCATCGAGGTCGACTCGTTCATCGTCGAGAACGTCAGCGTTCCGCCGGAAGTCGAGGAGGCCATCGACAAGCGCTCCGCGATATCGGCCATCGGCAACCTCAACGACTACGTCAAATACCAGATGGGCCAGGGTATGGCCTCCGGTGAAGGTGGCGGCGGCCCGGCCGGCATGGCCAGCGAGATGGCGATCGGCTTCGCGATGGCGCAGGAAATGATGAAGAACTCCGGCATTGCCGGGTCCCCTCCGGCACTCCCCGGCCAACCCGGTGCGGCGGCCGCTCCGGTGGCCCAGAATCCCGACATCCTCGACCCGGCGTCGGTCGCCCGCATGCTCGGCGTGACCGAAGCCGACGTGATGGCCGAGATCGATGCCGGCAACCTGAAGGCCAAGAAGATCGGCTCCGCCCACCGCATCACGCGCGACGCGCTCGACGCCTTCCTCGCCCAGTGA